The DNA region CCCAGCATTCATTAACGTAGGTGTATTGGGTAGAAATTCTAGGTTAGACATCATTTCATAGAATTGTTCTTCAAGTTTCTTCACATCGACTTTCTTGTTGTATTTGGTTTCAACTGACGCTACTGCACGTGCAACCCTACGAAAAAGCTGTGATGGAGTTTCTATTATTTCGTCTCTTTCATTTCGTAGCAGGTATCTCCTCTGCAATACTTTTATCGCATTGATACCTAACTTGAGATCGTCCTTTACTCCAAAAAATTCTTTTATTTCACGTACCTTTGCATGGTTTTCTCTGTACAGAATGTAGGCCTTGGCAACTTCGGAAAGGTTGTTTTCAATCAGAACATCCTCCACCGCATCTTGTATATCCTCAACTGAAGGGATTCTGCTAGCATACTTTGCATCAAGTATCTGTACAACACGATCAGAAAGTTTTTTTGCGATTTGGCCGTTCTCTGTTCTTGTAGCGATTAACGCCTTCTGTATTGCATTTGTAATTTTCTGCGGCTGGAATTGCTCTATCCGACCGTCCCGCTTGAGTACCTTCGAGATCATGCCCTATGATCTACTTACAGCATAATAATAAGTACTTATGAAAGCCTCTATTTGGAAGTTGAAAAAAGATTTTGACTTACTTTAACTATTGTTCTTTCTGGAACGCCTCAACCAAATCCCTTGCTGTTACCATTGCAACAAGTTTACCTTCCTTCATAAGCGGTAATCTCTTTATCTTATTATCAGACATCACAGTTGCAGCATCTTTTGCGTGTATGCCAAAAAGCGTAGTTATCAGCGGCGAGGTGCAGTAATCCCCAAGTTTTTCCTGCAGGTCGACATGTTTCAATAGAACTTTAACCAATAGATCCCTTTCAGTGAATATACCATAATGTGATTCATCCCTAGTCACAACAACACTACCAATCCTCTTTTCGTGCATCATTTTACATGCCCCAAACACTGTGTCATCGTATGGTAACTTGAATACCCTCATAGTTCCCACGCCTTCAAGTGAGGGGTTCTTGCCTGTTTTCCTGAACGCTCTTACAAGGTCAGAGGCTGTAATTATTCCGACTAGTCGATCATTATCGAACACAAGCAATCTGGCCTTATTCGAGATCATCGTTCTGGCAGCTACTAGAACGGTGGTGCTAGGTGTCACACGTGTAAAGGATTGTAACAAAACATTCTTTACAGGCTTGTCTGGTATTGCCCGGTTTAATACCACATACTGTAGGATCTCTCTTTCCGTAAGAATGCCTTTAGGTCCGTCTTTATCGGTAACGATCAGATTACCTATTCCCTTGTTGGCCATGACAGATACCGCATCTTGAAAAGAGTTTTCTGGTTTTACAGTTATAGGATCAGCTGTCATGTAATCTACAACTCTCAATTCATGTATC from Nitrososphaerales archaeon includes:
- a CDS encoding CBS domain-containing protein, yielding MVSEMEIHELRVVDYMTADPITVKPENSFQDAVSVMANKGIGNLIVTDKDGPKGILTEREILQYVVLNRAIPDKPVKNVLLQSFTRVTPSTTVLVAARTMISNKARLLVFDNDRLVGIITASDLVRAFRKTGKNPSLEGVGTMRVFKLPYDDTVFGACKMMHEKRIGSVVVTRDESHYGIFTERDLLVKVLLKHVDLQEKLGDYCTSPLITTLFGIHAKDAATVMSDNKIKRLPLMKEGKLVAMVTARDLVEAFQKEQ